The genome window AACACAAAAGGTTGCCAGCCGCCGTGTTGCGCTGCATCCTTCGTCACTGCGGCGTACAGGAGGTACGCCTCATTCCTCAGGATTTGTGCGCCTTGCATGACGATTTTTGCTTAGCCATCTCATAAATGACTTTTAGAGATCATCCTTTTTAAGACGTCGGCAAGTCTGTAAATTGACTCTAATCTTTAAATCTAGTATAACCGTTCGGAAAATAAAAGGGGAACCATGTGTAAGGAACGGGTACTGATAGCAAACCGCGGAGAGATAGCCATCCGCATTATGGATGCTTGCAAAGATCTAGGCCTTGACTATTGCGTGGTCTATGCCCCGGAGGATGAAGCCTCGCTTCATGTCAGCCTTGCCAAGTGCGATGATAAAGACGGCGTAAAAAGGGCTTATTGTATCGCGAGCTACAAAGACCCTAATGAGATATTCGCTGTTGCCGATCAGGTGGGCTGCACGGCCATCCATCCCGGATACGGTTTCTTTGCCGAGAATTTCCGTTTCGCCAGGAGGGCTGAGATGCGCTCGAGGCCCCTTGTCTTTATCGGGCCGAGATGGGAGGTCATAAGGGACCTCGGCAGCAAGATCAATACCAAACGTCTGGCGAAGTCTTTGGGCATCCCTGTGATCCCTGGCTCAGACGGCCCTATTTACAATGAGATCGATGCCGAGGCCTTGGCCGAGGACCTCTTTTTCATACAGAAGGAGCAGGGCGTTCAACATCCATCCATCCTTGTCAAGGCATCGGCCGGCGGGGGTGGCATGGGTATAGAAGAAGTGACGCATCTCGACGCCTTTAGACGTGTCTATCGCAGGATACAGAATTATGCCAAGAGACAGTTCGGCGACGATGGCGTATTGATAGAACAGAACCTTAGAGACTATCAGCATATTGAGGTGCAGCTTCTGTGCAGCCGTCATGGCGAGGTGGTACATTTCGGTACGAGGAATTGCACGATCCAGAGCTCGGGCAGGCAAAAGCGTGTGGAGGTCGCGCCCGGGTTTGATCCGGACAGCTTTGAATATCCGTTTGATGCAAGGGCGGTTCTGGATCGCATGGTCGCATATTCGGTGCGCCTTGCGAGACACGTGGGTTACGATAGTGTCGGGACATGGGAGTGGGTGGTGACCAGGGATGGTTCTCCGTATCTCCTGGAGGTCAATACCCGCATTCAGGTGGAAAACGGGATATCGGCCCGCATATCCAGGATCAAAGGTAGAGACGGCTATCCCGATCTTATCAAGGAACAGATAAGGGTGGCTATGGGCGAGAAGCTCGGCTATCGGCAGGAAGACATATTTTTAGAAGGGACGAGCATAGAGCTGAGGATAGTTGCTGAGGACGCAAGGCGGGGATTTAGGCCATGGTGCGGGGTCATCAAGCGCTTTGATTTTCCTGATGTGCCGTGGGCCAAGGTCTATACACACGTTCCAAGGGACAGGGCTTACAGTATTCCAACTGAGTACGATCCGAACCTTGCCCTGGCTGTAATTTGGGGTGAAAGTACGGAGGAGGCCAAGACAAGGGCCATGGAGTTTTTGAAAGGCGTTGTAATAGAAGGATCCGACGCCCAGGGCGGGGCTGCTGTCACTAATCTTGATTATCTGGCCGAGCGCATAGATAATGTGCTCAAGTTTTGATGCCGGCCTGCGCCTGCGGCCTCATATCTAAATGCACGCGGATATAAAATATATGAAAGACAGTAGCAAACTGTTGAGTCAGCTTGCCGAACGCATCGCATACCTCATCGACGTCAAGGGCGGCCTTGCATGGAAAGACCTCGGCGCGCTGTTGGACGATGTCCAGTCATTGCGCAGGGATATTTATGAGCTTGATGAGGCATCGATCTTCGCCGAGATAGATAAAATCAGGGACAGGGTCTCTTCCCTTGAGCGCGAGGCTGCGGAATCACTTTCTCCTGCTGAGATCGTCAATATTGTCAGGAGCTCCCAGCGCTTCACCCTTTCTGACATACTTGAAAACGTATACGATTCGTTCACCGAGCTCGGCGGAGATGGTGAATGCAACGTCGATCCCGCCGTTGTGGTTGCAAGGGCCACGATCTCGCGTCGTATGAAAAACAAGACTTACAGTCATCAGGTTATGGTCATAGGGCATGAAAAAGGCAGGGGCGAGGAGTACAGAAATGGCGGATGCGCACGTCCATGGGGAAATGCCAAGGCATTGAGATATATGAAAGTAGCCGAGACTGAGGGCATACCTATCCATTTTTTCATCTTTACACCAGGCTCTTTTCCGATAGAGGATTATCCGGGCGCAGCCCAGCAGATAGCCAGAAACATCTATGCCATGGCTAGACTGAAGACGCCGATGGTCTCTTTTATCTCGGAAGGCGGGTCGGGCGGGGCAGAGGCCATTGGTCTTTCAGATATACGCCTTATGGGTTCAAGAGGCTATTATTCAGTCATCTCCCCTGAAGGGGCTGCGGCCATTGAGGGAAAGATAAGAGAGGGTGAGAAGCTTCCAAAGGAACTTGTGGAACACTGCGCTGCGCAACTCAAGCTTACGGCCCAAGACAACCTGCGCCTTGGCACCATAGACCGAATTGTTGAAGAGCCGCCGCTTGGGGCAAGGAGGGATGACTATGTATTCTTTCGAAGGCTCCGATACGAACTTATAAGGGCGACGGACGAAGTCGTCCTCAAGACCAAGAGCTTTCGGGCCTTTAGGGCCTATGCATTGAATATACGGAATGCCGAGAAGGAAGGGGTGCCGGAGGACTTCGATCTGGTCATCAATTGGGACCTTACGGAGCCCGAGATAGAGCGGCTTCTAGAGTTGAGATCCAAAAAATACCGCGAGATGGCCAAGGGATTTTACGGTGAGGAGGCCACATCGTCGATCCTCGGCTTAGGTAAGGCCAAGGACCTGGCCAGTCAGAGTTATTATGAGATAAGATATGGGCTCCTAAGGTCTCATCAGAGGAATGTGATGAAGGTCATCGAAGAGGTCTCGAGCGAGGGGTCTGTGCTCCTTAATAAGGTGACACGTCCGGTAAGGGCGGCTTATGAATTCGTCTTCCCGCGTCCCGAGCGTGCGTCTAAGGGCGGGCGGGGCGGCATGCAGGAGCATGTATCGATCTTTGCCGAGGAATGGGAGGCATATGTAAGTCCGCTTGCAAATGAAGACCGCACAGTATCCTGTCCCAATGCCTCGAAGTACGGCTGTCTCGACCTCTGGGTCCCTGATCTTTACGGGGAATTTTGCGGGGTATGTCCTACTTGCGGACATCATTTCCCTCTGGAGTACCGTTGGTACCTTGAGCACCTCTTCGACAAGGGTTCTGTAGAGGAGTTCAATACAAATATCGTTTCGATCAATCCCCTTGGATTTGAAGGTTTTCAGAGTCGGCTTGAGAAAGATATAAAAAGGACAGGGCGGCGCTCCAGCATGATCACCTTTGACGCCAAGATCCAAAACATCAAACTGGTGGTGGCCATGTTGTTTGGTGACTTCAGAAACGGTACGGTGGGTGCGGCCGAGGGGGAGAAGTTCGTAAGGGCCTGTGACAGGGCAAGGATAACCAGGCGCCCTTTCCTCTCCTACATACATACGACCGGCGGCATCAGGATACACGAAGGGACGTTGGGTGTCATACAGATGCCCAAGTGCACCATGGCGGTGCGGGAATATATAGACAGCGGCGGCCTTTATATCGTGGTGTACGACAATAATTCTTATGCAGGGCCTGTCGCGAGCTTTCTCGGGTGTTCGCCGTATCAGTTCGCAATACGCTCCACCAGGATCGGCTTTGCAGGTCCCAGGGTGATAAGGGAGACTACGGGCGAGGATGTGCCGCCTGACTACCACAGCGCCAAAAATGCCTTGAAAAGGGGGCACATACAGGGCATTTGGGACAGGCGGGAGTTCCGTAAAAACCTTTACGAGGCCCTAATGACAATGGGCGGGCCCAATCTCTATTACAAATAAAAAATAAGGCCATGGCGGACATAAACCTAAACGATCTGTTGCGGAGTTATCGCTCGCATCCCTTTGAGGAGCGGGAACTTGTGACGCCCCATACCGGCATCATTTCTTTCCAGATAAAGGAAGGGCAGGAGGTAAGGGGTCCTGGTGGCAAATGGCTGCACAAGCCAGGGACCCTCCTTTATATCCTTGAGCGGGAGCGCAACGTAAAGAAGATTACGGCACCCTGCGGCGGAGAGATCATAAAGATCAGGCATGAACTCGAGGGCGGCTTTGTCGAGGCAGGTGTGAGGGTGCTGTCCATTCGTCATAAGCTTACCAAGGAAGAGATAGTCGATCGGATATTGAAAGAGGTGCTCATTATCTTTCGGGCGCCTGAGAATGCAAGATATTTCCTTGCAACAGACATTGCATCGAAGCTCGAGAAACAACCCAGGGCCGCCTTGGTTGTCAAGCCCGGGGACGAGATCATAATCATGTCGCTCATGAAACGTGATACGATCATAACCTATGACGGCATAGGCGGTGTAATATACAAGACCTATTTTGAACCGGGGAGCCTTGTCGAACAGGGTGCGCCTTTGCTGGGCGTATGCCCGCCCGAAAAGCTTCCGTATGTCCAGAAGGTGATTCACAGGATCAATACGGAGTGGGAGGATTAGGGATTAAGGCCCTACTGATCGCCATCCAGTTTTTGACCATTATTCCTGTTGCCCCGCGACTTGTAGTGAAAGATGCGGAGTTGACGGCATCCCTTTCCTATTTTCCTTTGGTAGGTCTCATGTTGGGCTGCATCGTTCTTGGCATTGATTCATCCCTGCGCGGCATCTGCACCGTGCAGTCTCTGGGCGTCATAGATGCTGCTGCACTTGCATTTCTTACGAGAGGTCTTCATCTCGACGGCCTTTCCGATACGTTTGATGCGCTCGGGAGCGGTAAGCCGGCTGAAGAGGCGCTTGTCATAATGAAGGATAGCCGCATAGGTGCGTTTGGGGCCGTTTCTCTAATGTTTGTGCTGCTTTTAAAGGCGTCGGCCCTTTCGACCGCGTCGCAAAAGGGTCTCTGGCAGGTCTTCTTGCTTGCACCATGTCTTTCCAGGTGGGGCTTAAATGTCCTTGCAGCATCTTCGACGTATGCAAGGCCATCGGGTGGTCTCGGTGCGGCATTCGTCGGGGGAAAGACCAGGCGGACCCTATTTTTTTCAGGATTGACTGCCTTTTCGGCCGCATGGTTTTTGTCCGGCATGGCAGGGCTTCTTATATCCCTAGGGGCGGTTGTTTGTGGTCTTGCAGCCTCCTTTTATTTCAAAAGGAGGTTTGGTGGCATCACAGGGGACATGCTTGGCGCATTTCTAGAGCTTACAGAGGCCGTGTTTATGGTTGCAGGCGGCGTCTATGCACCTAGGGGGGCATAAAAGACGTGTCTTGCAGCGAGGCGACACGCATCATTCTCCTCAGACACGGCGAGGTCGATGCCGCAAAGGCTGTCTTTTACAGCCAGATGGACGTTCCTCTTTCCGAACGTGGCAAGAAGAGTTCCCTAACGGTGTCCAGGGTCCTTGAGCCAGTGCCGATCTCATGGGTGTTGAGCAGTGATCTTTCCAGATGTCTCTTCCTGGCAAGGGCCATAGCCGCGGCAAGGGGGGTTGGGGTCGAGGCCCGTCGAGAACTCAGAGAATTGGATTTCGGTCTCTGGACTGGGCTTGGTTGGGATGAAATTGAGATGAGGTTTCCCGGCGCCATAAAGAAGCGGATGTCTAATCTTGAGTCCTACAGGCCACCTATGGGGGAAAGTGTGGGTGATCTCGCTGAGAGGGCATGGGGTCTTATTCAGCAGGTGGTTTCGGAATATCATGGCAGGATTGTAGCTGTTGTGTCCCACGGCGGGGTGAATAGGGTCATAATTGCAAAGGCCGTAGGTCTGCCCTTGCAAAACATCTTCAGCATACACCAGGATTTTTCTTGTATAAATGTCATTGATTTTTTTTCAGACGGATTGGCTGTAGTCAGGGCCCTTAACTGGTTGCCGGGCGTCTCTGAGGGATTTTATCCCTGATTTTGTTTGCAGGGTGTCGCGATAGCTTTTAAAATGGGCGCCCAATGGGTATTGTTGGTCTATTTATTGCCGACGAGGAGGGATAAATCATGTCTGATCCTACAATGAAAGACAAAAAAAGGGCGGTCGATATCGCCATCGCCCAGATCCAGAAGCAGTTCGGTCAGGGTACCGTCATGAGGCTCGGCGATAGGGGGGGCGTGGAGGATGTCTCTGTAATTCCAACAGGCTCTATCGTGGTAGATATGGCCATCGGGATAGGCGGAGTGCCGAGGGGCAGGATTGTAGAGATATTCGGGCCGGAGTCTTCCGGAAAGACCACCTTGGCGCTCCATATGATAGCAGAGGCGCAAAAGATGGGCGGGATGGCCGCATTTGTGGACGCCGAACACGCCCTTGATGCGACATACGCAAAGAAGCTCGGCGTAAACACCGATGACCTTCTGGTATCCCAGCCTGATTTCGGTGAACAGGCCCTTGAGATCGTGGACGCCTTGGTCAGGAGCGGTGCCATTGACATCATAGTAGTAGATTCGGTGGCGGCGCTCGTCCCAAAGGCAGAGATCGAAGGGGAAATGGGCGATCAGCATGTGGGTCTTCAGGCGAGGCTCATGTCTCAGGCATTGAGGAAGCTTGCCGGCAATCTGAACCGCACCAAGACGGTCCTTGTCTTTATAAACCAGATCCGTATGAAGATAGGGGTTATGTTCGGGAGCCCTGAGACCACTACAGGCGGGAACGCCCTCAAGTTTTATGCAACGGTACGGCTTGACATCAGGCGTATCTCATCGCTAAAAGAAGGCGCTGACGTCATAGGTAACCGCACCAGGGTGAAGGTGGTAAAGAATAAGATAGCCCCGCCTTTCAAGGAGGCCGAGTTCGACATCTATTACGGCGAGGGCATTTCAAGGGAGGCCTCGCTTATCGACCTTGCCGCAGCGGTGGATATAATAGAGAAGAGCGGTGCCTGGTATTCTTATGAAGGCGAGCGGCTTGGCCAGGGCAGGGAAAACGTGCGCATATTCTTAAAAGAACACCCTGATGTCGCGGATAAGATCGAAAGGCAGATAAGGGAAGTCTACGGCATCAAGGCGGCCAGACCTATCGATGTCCAAGAAGGCTAGTAAGATCCGAAGTCTGAAGGATCAGTCAAGAGGCAGGTCGGCTCTATGTCCGTCCAGGCCACTGGAGGGTTTTTGAAGGTGTTTTTTATGGATAAACGTTCAGGTTCGGAAATCAGGAGGCTTTTTTTGGATTTTTTCGCTAAAAAAGGCCATGCCATTGTTCCAAGTTCGGCTATTGTTCCACAGGACGATCCGACGCTTCTCTTCACCAATGCCGGCATGGTGCAGTTTAAAAGGGTCTTTTTGGGTGAAGAGACGAGGCCTTATTCAAGGGCCGCTACATGCCAGAAGTGCGTGAGGGCCGGCGGAAAGCACAACGACCTTGAAAATGTCGGTTATACGGCCAGACACCATACATTTTTTGAGATGCTCGGCAATTTCTCTTTCGGCGATTATTTTAAGGATGATGCCATAGCATATGCCTGGGAGTTTTTGACCGAATGGCTTGGTCTGCCGGTGGATCGCTTGTGGGTGACCGTCTTCAGGGATGATGACGAGGCGGGTAAGCTCTGGACCACCTTGACCGGGATGCCGCCTGAGAGGGTGGTGAGGCTTGGGGAAAGAGACAATTTTTGGGCGATGGGCGATACTGGGCCATGTGGCCCGTGCTCCGAGATTATTTTTGACCAGGGTGAGGGGGTCGGTTGTGGTAGGGCTGATTGCCGAGTCGGCTGTGAATGCGATCGTTTTTTAGAGATATGGAACCTGGTTTTTATGCAGTATTTCAGGGATCGATCAGGCACCCTTCAGCCGCTGCCGAAGAAGAGCATAGACACCGGTATGGGTCTTGAGCGTATAGCGGCCGTATGCCAGGGGAAGCTCAGCAATTTCGATTCAGACCTGTTTTCGCCGTTGATTTCCAAGATAAGCTGGCTGGCTGGTAAGTCTTATGGTTCTGATCCAGGTTGGGATGTGGCCATGAGGGTGATAGCCGATCACGCCAGGGCATCGGCGTTTTTGGTAGCGGACGGGGTTATGCCTTCGAATGAAGGCAGGGGCTATGTACTGAGGCGTATAATACGCAGGGCCGCCAGATACGGCCGTGTGATCGGACTCGACGGACCTTTTTTGGGAGAGATGGCCGAGGCTGTGGCTATTGGGATGGGTCTTGATTATCCTGAGCTCAAAGATGCGGCTCCCCTTTTCCGCCAGGTGATAGGGCATGAAGAGATGCGTTTCGGCGAGACGCTCGAGACGGGTCTCAGATTGCTCGCTGAAAAGGTCGATGAGTTGTTGAGGGAAAGGATCGCCTTGATAGACGGCGCATTCGCCTTCAGGCTTTACGACACCTACGGTTTTCCAATCGACATACTTCAGGACGTGGCCAGAGAAAAGGGCCTTTCGCTTGACCGTGACGGTTTCGAGAAGGCCATGATCGAGCAGCGCGAGCGTTCAAAAAGGGCGCGCCATGAGGTTTCAGTGGGGGATGTCCCTGAGGTATATAGGCGTCTTCTCGACTCTGGTATGGGCGGGTGTTTTGTGGGTTATGATAGACTTGCGGCTGATGCCGAGATTTTGGCCCTTGTAAGGGATGGGCGATCGTCTAGTGAGGCAGGCGTGGGATGGACAGGTGAGCTCGTTGTCGCGCAGACGCCTTTCTATGCTGAATCAGGGGGGCAGGTGGGTGACAGCGGTTGTGTAGAAGGACCTTTAGGCAGGGCGGAGGTAAGAGATGTTGTAAAGCGGGGTGGTTTGATCCTGCATCAGATAGATGTAACAAATGGTATTTTGAGGGTAGGCGACAAGGTCAGTCTCCGCGTGAATAAGGGACTGAGGATGGATACAGCCAGGAATCATACGGCAGCCCATCTCCTGCATGCAGCCTTAAGGACCGTCTTGGGCGTTCATGTGAAACAGGCTGGTTCCCTGGTTACACCTCAGAGACTTCGTTTTGATTTTAATCACTTTTCAGCGCTCACGAGTGAAGAGATTAGAAGGGTCGAGGACCTGGTGAACCAGTGGATCCGTGACGACAAGGCCGTTAAAACAAGTGTAGTGCCCTATAAGGAGGCCTTGGCCATGGGTGCAATAGCGCTTTTTGGAGAGAAGTACGGGGATGAGGTGCGGGTTGTCGAGGTGCCTGGATTCAGCATGGAACTCTGCGGCGGCACACATATAGACCGTACTGGCAGGATAGGGCTTTTCAAGATCATTGCCGAGTCGAGTGTGGCCTCCGGTATTAGAAGGATAGAGGCGTACACGGGCAGCGCGGCCGTTTTCTTTGTTCATCAGATCGAAGACGAGCTCGCCGCTGCCGCTTCGCGCCTTAGGTGTCCAAGGTTTGAGGTGGCCTCCCGGACAGCGAGGCTTCAAGAACAGATCAAACTCCTCCAAAAGGAGATCGAGCGGCTGAACGTCGGCGCGCAGTCGGGGTCGGGCGGTGATCTTGAACCGATTCTGGGCAAGGTCATCGACGGTGTGAATGTATTGGCAAAAGAGGTAAGTGCCAAGGATCCTAAGATACTCAGGGAGATGGCCGACCGGTTTAGGGACGGTCTTGGTTCAGGGGTGGTGGCCCTTGGATCCAGAAGTGGAGATAAGGCGTTATTGACCGTTGTAGTCACAAAGGACCTTGTGGGTCGCATAAGTGCTGGTGACATCATAAAGTCCATGGCATTGATAATCGGCGGGAAAGGGGGCGGCCGCGCAGATATGGCGCAGGCGGGAGGTCCTTATAAAGAAAGGCTTTTAGAGGCCTTTGATGCCTTTTATGGTCTTGTTGAAGAGGCCCTCAGGTCTTAAAAAAGGGTTGTAGTGCCGTGGTGCCGAAGAGGAGGCTCGAACTCCTACGAACGTGATGTTCACTAGACCCTGAATCTAGCGCGTCTACCAATTCCGCCACTTCGGCCTTTTTGGGTCATTAAAACTGGTGAGTTGTGGACTTGTCAAGGGGAGCATTGTTGTGTGCGACGTTAAAATCATCTTGGTCGATGGAGGATGATGAAGGCCTATTACAGTCTTGATGAGATATCGAGGCCGCTTGATAGGCCGACCCTTACCATCGGGAACTTCGACGGGGTTCATCTTGGGCACCAGGCGCTCTTCCGCAAGGTAAAGGAGCTTGCAGCCTCGGTTTCAGGGGATTCCGTGGCGCTTACCTTTGAGCCGCATCCTTTGAAGGTCTTAAGACCTGACCATCCACTTTTAAGGATATGTACCTTGCGGCACAAGATAGAGCTCATAGATAGGGCGGGCATAGGTCATCTCATAATCCTGCCGTTTAACAAGGAGCTGGCGGAGACGTCGGCCAGTGACTTTGTGCACGAGATATTTTATAGGCGGCTCGGCATCAAGAATCTGGTGGTTGGTTATGATTATGCCCTTGGCAAGGGGAGGGAGGGGGATATCCTATTTCTGAGAAAGGCGGGCGTGGAGCTTGGTTTTGCCGTGCATGTGCTTGAACCTGTTGTAATAGAAGGCGTTGTGGTAAGCAGTACCAAGGTAAGAGAGCTTGTCGCTGCTGGGGACATGCGGGCCGTTTCTCGCCTGCTTGGAAGATATTATCAGATCAGGGGTGTTGTGCGCCCGGGCAGGCGCCGCGGAGGGCCGTTACTTGGCTTTCCTACAGCGAATTTACGTATCGATAAGGGGGATTTATGCCCTAAGTCCGGGGTTTATGTGATACAGGCGATAATTGGCGGTTATTGCTATGGCGGCGTGCTTAATATAGGCCGCAACCCGACATTTGGAGATCAAGAATTTGGGGCCGAGGCCCATCTGTTTGATTTTGATGAAGATATCTATGGGAAAGAGATCAAGCTCAATCTCATCGAGAGATTGAGGAATGAAAATAGATTTTCCGGCCCTGATGAGCTGATATTGCAGATAAAAAAGGACATACATACCGCACGTCTGATGCTTGCACAGGAAAAAGGTCTTTATGAGGCGTGCATGGAAGGTATCAAATAGCCCCCTGAAGAAGGTTTCCCAGGCCTCAGGGGGCAGATAGGTACATACCAAAGTTGGGGGGGTTAAACTTCTTCTACCGTTATGGCGCCCACAGGACAGACTTCGACGCAGGTTTCGCAGCCTAAACAGTCCTCGGACCTTGCCGGCACCGGTTTCCCGTCGACAAAGTCATAGACCTGTGCTGGGCAGGCGTTTACACACTCTTCGTCGCCTTGGCATTTGTCATAATCAATCGTGATCTGAAACATGGCAACCTCCTTTTATTTTTTATTTAATTGTTTTTTTGAGATCAGGTTGTGCGGCGCGATCTTTTTTATCCATATAGACGAACAATCTCCGCCTTGTCAACCTTGTTTCTTTAGTTTTTTTGAGCGAAAGTAAAACATTTATAAAATATCAATTTACCCCCTTGCGTTCTCTGATGATTGAGTATATATAGAACGGGCCCTGAGCGCACCCTGAGTGTAGGGGAGAAAAAAGAAGTTCTTGACTAAACAAAAGATCGAGTTTAAAATTTTTATTTTTAGGTTTGTGCTGATATTTATTTTAAGATCTGAACAGATAAGACCTTTATCGAGGCTATTATAAAGATTTATCAAGATTTATCCAGCACAATAATGCCATTCAAGTTCCGCCTCCAAAAGGTGGCCTGGAGATGGAGAATGGATATAAAAGATTTAAATCTTGACAAATAAATGACGCGATAGTAAGTTAAAATTATATTTTTTGGCTTGATCTTTGAAAACTGAATAGTGTTTACAGACAGACCTCAAATCTTTTAAACACCGCCAAATAAGGTAGTGTTTATCCAGTTTTTCAACTGGAGGGTTTGATCCTGGCTCAGAATGAACGCTGGCGGCGTGCCTAACACATGCAAGTCGTACGCGAATCCGGGGCTTCGGCCCTGGTAGTAGAGTGGCGCACGGGTGAGTAACGCGTAGATGATCTACCCCTGGGATTGGAACAACTTGCCGAAAGGTGAGCTAATTCCAAATAATATCTGTCAGAGGGATCTGGCAGATCAAAGGTGGCCTCTCCTTGGAAGCTATCGCCTGGGGATGAGTCTGCGTCCCATTAGCTAGTTGGTGGGGTAACGGCCTACCAAGGCGACGATGGGTAGCTGGTCTGAGAGGATGACCAGCCACACTGGAACTGGAACACGGTCCAGACTCCTACGGGAGGCAGCAGTGAGGAATATTGCGCAATGGGGGAAACCCTGACGCAGCGACGCCGCGTGGGTGATGAAGGCCTTCGGGTCGTAAAGCCCTGTCAAGGGGGAAGAAATTCCTGACGGCTAATATCCGTCAGGATTGACGGTACCCCTGAAGGAAGCACCGGCTAACTCCGTGCCAGCAGCCGCGGTAATACGGAGGGTGCGAGCGTTATTCGGAATCACTGGGCGTAAAGCGGGTGTAGGCGGTTTATTAAGTCGGGTGTGAAAGTCCATGGCTTAACCATGGAAGTGCATCCGAAACTGATAGACTCGAGTACCGGAGAGGGAAGTAGAATTCCTGGTGTAGGAGTGAAATCCGTAGATATCAGGAGGAATACCGGTGGCGAAGGCGACTTCCTGGACGGATACTGACGCTGAGACCCGAAAGCGTGGGGAGCAAACAGGATTAGATACCCTGGTAGTCCACGCCCTAAACGATGGGCACTAGGTGCAGGGGGTATTGACCCCTCCTACGCCGTAGCTAACGCATTAAGTGCCCCGCCTGGGGAGTACGGCCGCAAGGTTAAAACTCAAAGGAATTGACGGGGGCCCGCACAAGCGGTGGAGCATGTGGTTTAATTCGACGCAACGCGAAGAACCTTACCTGGGTTTGACATCCCAAGAATCCCGTGGAGACACGGGAGTGCCCCTTCGGGGGAGCTTGGAGACAGGTGCTGCATGGCTGTCGTCAGCTCGTGTCGTGAGATGTTGGGTTAAGTCCCGCAACGAGCGCAACCCTTGCCTTTAGTTGCCATCATTCAGTTGGGCACTCTAAAGGGACTGCCGGTGTTAAACCGGAGGAAGGT of Dissulfurimicrobium hydrothermale contains these proteins:
- a CDS encoding bifunctional riboflavin kinase/FAD synthetase; this translates as MMKAYYSLDEISRPLDRPTLTIGNFDGVHLGHQALFRKVKELAASVSGDSVALTFEPHPLKVLRPDHPLLRICTLRHKIELIDRAGIGHLIILPFNKELAETSASDFVHEIFYRRLGIKNLVVGYDYALGKGREGDILFLRKAGVELGFAVHVLEPVVIEGVVVSSTKVRELVAAGDMRAVSRLLGRYYQIRGVVRPGRRRGGPLLGFPTANLRIDKGDLCPKSGVYVIQAIIGGYCYGGVLNIGRNPTFGDQEFGAEAHLFDFDEDIYGKEIKLNLIERLRNENRFSGPDELILQIKKDIHTARLMLAQEKGLYEACMEGIK
- the alaS gene encoding alanine--tRNA ligase, which codes for MDKRSGSEIRRLFLDFFAKKGHAIVPSSAIVPQDDPTLLFTNAGMVQFKRVFLGEETRPYSRAATCQKCVRAGGKHNDLENVGYTARHHTFFEMLGNFSFGDYFKDDAIAYAWEFLTEWLGLPVDRLWVTVFRDDDEAGKLWTTLTGMPPERVVRLGERDNFWAMGDTGPCGPCSEIIFDQGEGVGCGRADCRVGCECDRFLEIWNLVFMQYFRDRSGTLQPLPKKSIDTGMGLERIAAVCQGKLSNFDSDLFSPLISKISWLAGKSYGSDPGWDVAMRVIADHARASAFLVADGVMPSNEGRGYVLRRIIRRAARYGRVIGLDGPFLGEMAEAVAIGMGLDYPELKDAAPLFRQVIGHEEMRFGETLETGLRLLAEKVDELLRERIALIDGAFAFRLYDTYGFPIDILQDVAREKGLSLDRDGFEKAMIEQRERSKRARHEVSVGDVPEVYRRLLDSGMGGCFVGYDRLAADAEILALVRDGRSSSEAGVGWTGELVVAQTPFYAESGGQVGDSGCVEGPLGRAEVRDVVKRGGLILHQIDVTNGILRVGDKVSLRVNKGLRMDTARNHTAAHLLHAALRTVLGVHVKQAGSLVTPQRLRFDFNHFSALTSEEIRRVEDLVNQWIRDDKAVKTSVVPYKEALAMGAIALFGEKYGDEVRVVEVPGFSMELCGGTHIDRTGRIGLFKIIAESSVASGIRRIEAYTGSAAVFFVHQIEDELAAAASRLRCPRFEVASRTARLQEQIKLLQKEIERLNVGAQSGSGGDLEPILGKVIDGVNVLAKEVSAKDPKILREMADRFRDGLGSGVVALGSRSGDKALLTVVVTKDLVGRISAGDIIKSMALIIGGKGGGRADMAQAGGPYKERLLEAFDAFYGLVEEALRS
- a CDS encoding 4Fe-4S dicluster domain-containing protein, with product MFQITIDYDKCQGDEECVNACPAQVYDFVDGKPVPARSEDCLGCETCVEVCPVGAITVEEV